Genomic DNA from Thermobifida alba:
GCGAGTGGAATGACTGGTGACGAGGTTCCTGCTGGTAAACGGGGGGTCGGGTCGGGAACCCGCCCCCCGCGGCTGACATGATCATGGTTATGACACAACAGAGTTCACCGCACGATCTGCCCGACGTGTCCGGACTGTCCATCGCCGTGCTGGGCGGCACCGGCGACCAGGGACGCGGACTGGCCCGCCGGTTCGCGATGGCCGGCCACGAGGTCATCCTCGGCTCCCGCAACGCCGAACGGGCCCAGGCCGTCGCCGCGGAGCTCGGCGCGGACCTGCCGGTGCGGGGCGCGGACAACGCGGCCGCGGCCGAGGCCGGAGACGTCGTCATCGTCGCGGTCCCCTGGGACGGCCACCGCGCCCTGCTGGAGTCGCTGCGGGACGTCCTGGCCGGCAAGATCGTCATCGACTGCGTCAACCCGCTGGGCTTCGACAAGCGCGGCGCCTACGCGCTGCCGGTCGAGGAGGGCAGCGCCGCCGAGCAGGCCGCCGCGATCCTGTCGGACAGCCGGGTCGTGGGCGCCTTCCACCACGTCTCCGCCGTGGTCCTGCTCGACCCCGAGGTCGCCGAGGTGGACCTGGACGTGCTGGTGCTCGGCGACGACCGGGAGGCCACCGACACCGTGCGCGCCCTGGCCTCCCGCATCCCCGGGGTGCGCGGGATCTACGGCGGGCGGCTGCGCAACGCCCACCAGGTGGAGGCGTTCACCGCCAACCTGATCTCGATCAACCGCCGCTACAAGGCGCACGCGGGCATCCGCATCACCGACGTGTGAGCCGCCGGCCGCGGCCGAGTCGGGGTGGCGGGCGCGGCGCCGCGATCCGCGGGCCGCGCCCACCCGCCGTGCCCCGCCGGTCCCGGGCACGGCGGGCGCCCCGGGCCCGGCCGGGCCCGGGGCGGGCCCAGCGCCCGTCGGTGACCCGCTTGCCCCCGTCGGCGTCCTTGGTGATGGTGAACGCGTCCACCAGGGTTCCGTCCAGGGTGCGCGACTCGTAGCTCAGCTCACCGCCGTCCACCTCGACGACCTGGTAGGTCTGGGTGTTGCCGACCTGGACGCGGGCCTCGGCCCCGTTGGCGGTCCAGTTGCGGTCGGACACGTCGTCCATCGTCGGCCCGGTCACCGACACCACGTGGACCGGTCCGGTCTGCACGGCCGGGTCGGCGGTGCGGTCGGCGACCGGGGTGCCGCGGCCGTAGGAGTGGCCGTGGCCCTGGAGCACCAGGTCGACGTCGTACTCCTCCAGGATGTCCAGCCACTCCGAGCGCAGCGGCCCGTTGTCGCGGCCGGGGGAGTTGGCGAACACCGGGTGGTGGAAGGTGACCACCGTCCACCGGTTGGGGTTGTCGGACAGCACCCGCTCCAGCCAGTGCCCCTGGTCCTCCAGCCAGTCGGTGGTGTCGGACCGGGGCGCGTTGCGGTGGTTGCTGTTCAGCACCACGAAGCGCACGCCCTGGTAGTCGGTGTGGTCGACGGTGTCGTCGAGGCCGTCGTCACCGGGGCCGTTGCCCGCGCCGGGGAACGGCCGGTTCCAGAAGCTCGACAGGTTCCAGCCGCTGTACTCGTGGTTGCCGGGGGCCGTGATGTGGTTCATCGAGGAGGACACGGCTCCGACGGCGTCGTACCACTCGGCCCGTTCGGAGTCGGAGTTGGCGTTGTCGACCAGGTCGCCCGCGTGCACGGTGAGTTCGGCGTGGGGCGCGGCGGCGTAGGCGGCCCGGATGGTGGGGGCGGCGCCCGCCGTGATGTTGTTCTGCACGTCGCCCAGGTAGAGGAAGGCGAACGGCTCGGCGGTGGCCGAGGCGGTGGTGAACGTGGACCAGTCGCTCCAGGAGGCTCCGTCGCCGACCCGGTAGCGGTAGGCCGTGCCGGGCGTCAGACCGGTGAGGGTGGCGGCGTGGTAGCGGCCGTTGCCGCGGTGCCGGTGCCGCGGCCCTGGACGGTGGTGGTGGCTCCGCCGGAGGCGGGGCCGTACTCCACCCGGGCGGTGGTGACGCCGGTGGCGGTGGGGGAGAGGGCGATGCGCTCGGCGAAGCCGGCGGCGGCCGCGGCGGTCGCGGTCGCGGTGGCGGCTCCCGCGCCGAGGGCGGCGGAACCGAGGAGGGAGAGGAGACCGGCACGGACGGCGAGGCGAGAGCGGAGGGAAGGGGACGACATCGGCGACTCCCGTCGGGACGGAGGCGGACCGTCCGGACGCTCAGGTGTCCGGACGGTTTCGTTCTGTGACGGAAGTCAGCTTCGGCAGGCGACGCCCCGGTGAGTGCTCTCCGACCGTTGTGCCGCCTGTGCCGTGCCGTCGGGAGAACGGCTCACACCCAGCTTCTGACCTTCTCGATCAGCGCGACCGGGTCGTCGGCGAAGGGGGTCAGGTTGAGGTGGGTGACCCCGGCCTCGCGGAAGGCCTCGATGCGTTCGCGGACGTAGGACTCGGGGCCGACCAGGTTGGTCAGCTCCACCATCTCCTCGGGCACCGCGGCGGCGGCCTCCTCCTTCTTCCCGGACAGGTAGAGGTCCTGGATCTTCTCGGCGGCCTCCTCGTAGCCGTAGCGCCGGGCCACCGAGTTGTAGAAGTTCTTGCCCCTGGCGCCCATGCCGCCGACGTACAGCGCGATCATGGGGCGGGCGAAGTCCAGCAGCCGCTTGGTCTCCTCGCCCTCGCCGATCGCGATCATGCCGCCCGCCGCGATCTGGAGTTCGCCCAGTTCGGGGGAGCGCTTGGCGCGGCCCGCGGCGAGCGCGCCGCCCCAGACGTCGGCGGCCTTCTCCGGGATGAACAGGTGGGGCAGCCAGCCGTCGGCGACCTCGGCGGTCATCTCGACGTTCTTGGCCCCCAGGGAGGCCACGAAGACCGGGATGCGGTCGCGCACCGGGTGGTTGATGATCTTGAGCGGCTTGCCCAGGCCGGTGCCCTCCCCCGGGGGCAGCGGCAGGGAGAAGACCGACCCCTCGTGGGTGAGCGGGCCCCGGCGCGCCCACACCTTGCGGCAGATCTCGATGACCTCCCTGGTGCGGGCGAGCGGCTTGGTGTAGGGCACGCCGTGCCAGCCCTCGATGACCTGCGGGCCGCTGGCGCCCAGACCGAGGACGGCGCGGCCGCCGGAGAGGTAGTCCAGGCCCGCGGCGGTCTGCGCGATCAGGGTGGGGGTGCGGGAGTACAGCGGCAGGATCGCCGAGCCGATCTGCACCCGTTCGGTGCGGGCGGCGAGGTAGCCCATCAGGGAGACGGCGTCGAAGCCGTAGAGTTCGGCCACCCACACGGTGTCCAGGCCGACCTTCTCCAGTTCGACCACCAGGTCGACGGTCTTCTTGATGTCCCCCGAGTAGTTCAACGGCATGGAGATCTGCATGGGAAAGCCTCCGCGGTCCGGTGCGCCAGAATCCCGACCATGCTACTACCGAGTAGTTTTCTGGTCGGGGAATGGGAAGCCCCCGGGGCGGCCGGAAACCGCCGCGGGGGCCGTGCGCTCGGGGGCCGACGCGGACTCAGGCGTAGGAGTGCTGCTCGTCCGGGAACGCCCCGGACACCACCTCGTCGGCGAAGCTCGTCGCGGCGTCCCGCAGCTCGGCGGCGAGGTTGGCGTAGGGCTTGACGAACTTGGCCACCTTCGGCGACAGCCCGGCCATGTCCTGCCACACCAGCACCTGCGCGTCGGTGTCCGGACCCGCGCCGATCCCGATGGTCGGAATGGTCAGCTGCCGGGTGATCTCCGCGCCCAGCCGGGCCGGGACGCACTCCAGGACCACCGAGAAGGCGCCTGCCCGCTCCAGTTCCTTGGCGTCGGACAGCAGGGCCTCGGCCGCCTCGTGGCCGCGCCCCTGCACGCGGTAGCCGCCCAGGGTGTTGACCGACTGCGGGGTCAGCCCGATGTGGCCCATCACCGGCACGCCGGCCGCGACCAGCGCCTCCACCTGGGGGGTGACCCGGTGGCCGCCCTCCAGCTTGACGGCCTGGGCCCCGCCCTCCTTCATCAGGCGGGCGGCCGAGGCCAGCGCCTGCTCGGGACCGGCCTGGTAGGAGCCGAAGGGCAGGTCGGCCACGACCAGCGCCCGCTTGGCCGCCCGCGCCACCGCGGCGGTCAGCGGCACCAGGTCGTCGACGGTGACCGGGATGGTGGAGTCGTGGCCGAAGACGACCATGGCGGCGGAGTCGCCCACCAGCAGTACCGGGATGCCCGCCTCGTCGAAGATCCGCGCCGTCAGCGCGTCGTAGGCGGTGAGCATCGGCCAGCGTTCGCCGCGCTGCTTGGCCGAGGCCAGGTCGTGGACGGTGACACGGCGGTTCGAGGCGCCACCGTACAGGGC
This window encodes:
- a CDS encoding LLM class F420-dependent oxidoreductase, which produces MQISMPLNYSGDIKKTVDLVVELEKVGLDTVWVAELYGFDAVSLMGYLAARTERVQIGSAILPLYSRTPTLIAQTAAGLDYLSGGRAVLGLGASGPQVIEGWHGVPYTKPLARTREVIEICRKVWARRGPLTHEGSVFSLPLPPGEGTGLGKPLKIINHPVRDRIPVFVASLGAKNVEMTAEVADGWLPHLFIPEKAADVWGGALAAGRAKRSPELGELQIAAGGMIAIGEGEETKRLLDFARPMIALYVGGMGARGKNFYNSVARRYGYEEAAEKIQDLYLSGKKEEAAAAVPEEMVELTNLVGPESYVRERIEAFREAGVTHLNLTPFADDPVALIEKVRSWV
- the panB gene encoding 3-methyl-2-oxobutanoate hydroxymethyltransferase gives rise to the protein MNPNTPAPALYGGASNRRVTVHDLASAKQRGERWPMLTAYDALTARIFDEAGIPVLLVGDSAAMVVFGHDSTIPVTVDDLVPLTAAVARAAKRALVVADLPFGSYQAGPEQALASAARLMKEGGAQAVKLEGGHRVTPQVEALVAAGVPVMGHIGLTPQSVNTLGGYRVQGRGHEAAEALLSDAKELERAGAFSVVLECVPARLGAEITRQLTIPTIGIGAGPDTDAQVLVWQDMAGLSPKVAKFVKPYANLAAELRDAATSFADEVVSGAFPDEQHSYA
- a CDS encoding metallophosphoesterase family protein, whose translation is MQNNITAGAAPTIRAAYAAAPHAELTVHAGDLVDNANSDSERAEWYDAVGAVSSSMNHITAPGNHEYSGWNLSSFWNRPFPGAGNGPGDDGLDDTVDHTDYQGVRFVVLNSNHRNAPRSDTTDWLEDQGHWLERVLSDNPNRWTVVTFHHPVFANSPGRDNGPLRSEWLDILEEYDVDLVLQGHGHSYGRGTPVADRTADPAVQTGPVHVVSVTGPTMDDVSDRNWTANGAEARVQVGNTQTYQVVEVDGGELSYESRTLDGTLVDAFTITKDADGGKRVTDGRWARPGPGRARGARRARDRRGTAGGRGPRIAAPRPPPRLGRGRRLTRR
- the npdG gene encoding NADPH-dependent F420 reductase codes for the protein MTQQSSPHDLPDVSGLSIAVLGGTGDQGRGLARRFAMAGHEVILGSRNAERAQAVAAELGADLPVRGADNAAAAEAGDVVIVAVPWDGHRALLESLRDVLAGKIVIDCVNPLGFDKRGAYALPVEEGSAAEQAAAILSDSRVVGAFHHVSAVVLLDPEVAEVDLDVLVLGDDREATDTVRALASRIPGVRGIYGGRLRNAHQVEAFTANLISINRRYKAHAGIRITDV